A stretch of Deltaproteobacteria bacterium DNA encodes these proteins:
- a CDS encoding GNAT family N-acetyltransferase — protein MSPKKAPGDFHAALALREVVFIEEQAVPPDLERDEFDQDAFHVLAWEGMHPVGTGRLVELSAPPEGCTGKWGRIGRMAVVSYSRGKGIGRMILEALEAEARTREMTGIKLHAQIHAMGFYEAMGYVRCGEEFEEAGIPHCEARKEL, from the coding sequence GTGAGCCCCAAGAAGGCCCCCGGAGACTTCCACGCCGCCCTCGCCTTGCGCGAGGTGGTCTTCATCGAGGAGCAGGCGGTCCCGCCCGACCTCGAGCGGGACGAGTTCGACCAGGACGCCTTCCACGTCCTGGCCTGGGAGGGCATGCACCCGGTGGGCACCGGCCGGCTGGTCGAGCTCTCGGCCCCCCCGGAGGGGTGCACCGGGAAGTGGGGCCGGATCGGCCGCATGGCCGTGGTGAGCTACTCCCGGGGCAAGGGCATCGGGCGGATGATCCTGGAGGCCCTCGAGGCGGAGGCCCGCACCCGGGAGATGACCGGGATCAAGCTCCACGCCCAGATCCACGCCATGGGCTTCTACGAGGCCATGGGCTACGTGCGCTGCGGCGAGGAGTTCGAAGAGGCCGGCATCCCGCACTGCGAGGCCCGCAAGGAGCTCTAG
- a CDS encoding flagellar hook-length control protein FliK, translating into MRVTSDLHATVSSERERTERRVAGPAFADALRRADRRQEAARRPATALVREPREGEPCCPACGSTALEAEEWISEDGGMSFSVRPLDAEGLAAAHRGFAAAVRSGALVLAGPPATILAPTETATLLASALLDARWLLDRHRRFDLEVAHPVHGFIRLRGHLRGARLQVAYQARPEARRHLEKTLPHLQDALAHEGLELVSFLPEEPRLR; encoded by the coding sequence GTGCGCGTGACCAGCGACCTCCACGCCACCGTCTCCTCCGAGCGCGAGCGCACCGAGCGCCGGGTGGCCGGCCCCGCCTTCGCCGACGCCCTGCGCCGGGCCGACCGGCGGCAGGAGGCGGCCCGCCGGCCGGCGACCGCGCTCGTCCGCGAGCCGAGGGAGGGCGAGCCTTGCTGCCCCGCCTGCGGCTCGACCGCGCTCGAGGCAGAGGAGTGGATCAGCGAGGACGGCGGGATGAGCTTCAGTGTCCGCCCGCTCGACGCCGAGGGGCTGGCCGCCGCCCACCGCGGCTTCGCCGCCGCCGTGCGCAGCGGAGCGCTGGTCCTCGCCGGTCCCCCCGCGACGATCCTGGCGCCCACCGAGACGGCCACCCTCCTGGCGTCGGCGCTCCTCGACGCGCGCTGGCTCCTCGACCGCCACCGCCGCTTCGATCTCGAGGTCGCTCACCCGGTCCACGGCTTCATCCGTCTGCGCGGTCACCTGCGGGGAGCGCGCTTGCAGGTGGCCTACCAGGCCCGGCCCGAGGCCCGCCGTCACCTGGAGAAGACCTTGCCGCACCTGCAGGACGCGCTCGCGCACGAGGGGCTCGAGCTGGTGAGTTTCTTGCCGGAAGAGCCCCGCCTGCGATGA
- a CDS encoding HEAT repeat domain-containing protein — protein sequence MRRSFPIFLLAALTVAALPAPAPAAEHDERLLLALAAYHEDPPAEALDFLGASREAALEAVARDESQMRLRRIRAISVLVREDGEAGRRLAAEVIGDARWSWRLRIAATRALGNYQQHREGTAALLRRATFDADPGVRETAVRQLTLIDSPEARLALEELRGRERHVAVRVALRDALLKANPGATLPREGRQARELTPATVKEVTP from the coding sequence CCTCGCCGCACTGACCGTGGCGGCCCTGCCCGCGCCGGCCCCGGCCGCCGAGCACGACGAGCGCCTGCTGCTCGCCCTGGCGGCCTACCACGAGGATCCGCCGGCCGAGGCCCTCGACTTCCTGGGGGCGTCCCGCGAGGCGGCCCTCGAGGCGGTGGCCCGGGACGAGTCCCAGATGCGCCTGCGCCGTATCCGGGCCATCTCGGTGCTGGTGCGCGAGGACGGCGAGGCCGGCCGCCGGCTGGCCGCCGAGGTGATCGGCGACGCCCGCTGGTCCTGGCGGCTGCGGATCGCCGCGACCCGCGCCCTGGGCAACTACCAGCAGCACCGGGAGGGCACCGCCGCGCTGCTGCGCCGGGCCACCTTCGACGCCGACCCCGGCGTGCGGGAGACCGCCGTGCGGCAGCTCACCCTCATCGACTCCCCCGAGGCCCGCCTGGCCCTCGAGGAGCTGCGCGGCCGTGAGCGCCACGTGGCGGTGCGGGTCGCCCTGCGCGACGCCCTCCTGAAGGCGAACCCCGGCGCGACCCTCCCCCGCGAGGGCCGCCAGGCCCGCGAGCTCACGCCCGCCACCGTGAAGGAGGTGACGCCGTGA
- a CDS encoding tetratricopeptide repeat protein, which translates to MAPGRPYPLLSALLAERALTIADADLEHLASQTGAAPLRPGLDLARRLLGALEGSSLPPSRPVLPAAPPALSSPVQVPEGLRPLVGELGYLALEMGRHGDALILFALLEALAPGRAAGAVGGSQVLLLAGQPEAAAEAARRALESEAESPEAVASLTEALLACGERDEARRVLATARRPMGPAASWLRLLRLGLDEGWLRGGASCA; encoded by the coding sequence ATGGCTCCCGGCCGCCCCTATCCCCTGCTCTCCGCGCTCCTCGCCGAGCGCGCCCTCACCATCGCCGACGCCGACCTCGAGCACCTCGCCTCGCAGACCGGCGCCGCGCCCCTGCGCCCGGGCCTCGACCTGGCCCGCCGCCTCCTCGGCGCCCTCGAGGGCAGCTCCCTGCCGCCCTCCCGGCCCGTCCTCCCCGCCGCGCCGCCCGCGCTCTCCTCGCCGGTGCAGGTGCCCGAGGGGCTGCGCCCCCTGGTGGGGGAGCTGGGCTACCTCGCCCTCGAGATGGGCCGCCACGGCGACGCCCTGATCCTCTTCGCCCTCCTCGAGGCCCTCGCCCCCGGCCGGGCCGCCGGCGCGGTGGGCGGCTCCCAGGTGCTCCTCCTGGCCGGTCAGCCCGAGGCCGCCGCCGAGGCGGCCCGCCGCGCCCTGGAGAGCGAGGCCGAGAGCCCGGAGGCCGTGGCCTCCCTCACCGAGGCCCTGCTGGCCTGCGGCGAGCGGGACGAGGCGCGGCGGGTGCTCGCCACCGCCCGCCGCCCCATGGGGCCCGCCGCCTCCTGGCTGCGGCTCCTGCGCCTCGGCCTCGACGAGGGCTGGCTGCGGGGAGGTGCGTCGTGCGCGTGA
- the rseP gene encoding RIP metalloprotease RseP has product MTVVLTILAFAGLIVFHELGHFLLARATGMRVETFAVGFGPTLLSRTYGETKYALCAVPLGGYVKISGMDPTEEDAKDDPRSYLNKTPLQRILVILAGPVFNYILAAVIFAIVLLAGPMEPDFSKAVIGDVLAGDPAATAGVLKGDRIVGVDEVEISDWASFQAAVYARAEVPSKLRIDREGEQLTLDVTPKKTLVDGQEVGLIGVVPKGKRGQGKPLGDALLGGVLLTWDWNVRIVSGLYKIIRGKEEANFQGPVGIVDTTAKAAAEGMIPLLILVAIISVHLGLFNLLPIPALDGGRLVFLGWEVVSRRPVNARVELAVHAVGFLLLIGLMIVVTIGDIGRLWGSPEPEAPAAVEDTQGAEAAP; this is encoded by the coding sequence ATGACCGTCGTACTCACGATCCTCGCCTTTGCCGGTCTCATCGTCTTCCACGAGCTCGGACACTTCCTCCTAGCCCGCGCCACCGGCATGCGGGTCGAGACCTTCGCGGTGGGCTTCGGCCCCACCCTGCTCTCCCGGACCTACGGGGAGACCAAGTACGCCCTCTGCGCCGTGCCCCTCGGCGGCTACGTGAAGATCTCGGGGATGGACCCCACCGAGGAGGACGCGAAGGACGATCCCCGCAGCTACCTCAACAAGACGCCGCTGCAGCGGATCCTCGTCATCCTCGCCGGGCCGGTCTTCAACTACATCCTGGCCGCCGTCATCTTCGCGATCGTGCTCCTGGCCGGGCCCATGGAGCCGGACTTCTCGAAGGCCGTGATCGGCGACGTGCTGGCCGGGGACCCCGCCGCCACCGCCGGCGTGTTGAAGGGCGACCGGATCGTGGGCGTGGACGAGGTGGAGATCAGCGACTGGGCCTCCTTCCAGGCGGCCGTCTACGCCCGGGCCGAGGTCCCCTCCAAGCTGCGCATCGATCGGGAGGGCGAGCAGCTCACCCTGGACGTCACCCCCAAGAAGACCCTGGTCGACGGCCAGGAGGTCGGCCTCATCGGCGTGGTGCCCAAGGGGAAGCGCGGCCAGGGCAAGCCCCTCGGCGACGCCCTCCTCGGCGGCGTGCTGCTGACCTGGGACTGGAACGTCCGGATCGTCAGCGGCCTCTACAAGATCATCCGGGGCAAGGAGGAGGCGAACTTCCAGGGGCCGGTGGGCATCGTGGACACCACCGCCAAGGCGGCGGCCGAGGGGATGATCCCCCTGCTGATCCTGGTGGCGATCATCTCGGTGCACCTGGGCCTCTTCAACCTCCTGCCCATCCCCGCCCTCGACGGCGGGCGCCTGGTCTTCCTGGGCTGGGAGGTCGTCTCCCGGCGCCCGGTGAACGCGCGGGTCGAGCTGGCGGTGCACGCCGTGGGCTTCCTGCTGCTGATAGGGCTGATGATCGTCGTGACCATCGGCGACATCGGGCGGCTCTGGGGGAGCCCGGAGCCGGAGGCCCCGGCAGCCGTCGAGGACACGCAGGGTGCGGAGGCCGCGCCCTAG
- a CDS encoding CvpA family protein, protein MTPLQPVDVVLAVVILIPALWGLWHGLISGASGPLALAFAAFAALGVGPEVGRLWFSELDHANLLGAGLTFLLAWLWVRLLGALLGRVARIAQLGWADHLGGLVAGALAGALAGAWLLLSAAHFLPGEEGHWEDSRLLPTCAAILAVFSSEEVVTDTVLTAEPFEG, encoded by the coding sequence GTGACCCCCCTGCAGCCCGTCGACGTCGTCCTGGCGGTGGTGATCCTGATCCCCGCCCTCTGGGGGCTGTGGCACGGGCTCATCTCGGGGGCCTCCGGGCCCCTGGCCCTCGCCTTCGCCGCCTTCGCGGCCCTGGGCGTGGGCCCCGAGGTGGGGCGCCTCTGGTTCTCCGAGCTCGATCACGCGAACCTCCTGGGCGCCGGGCTCACCTTCCTGCTCGCCTGGCTCTGGGTCCGCCTGCTGGGCGCGCTCCTGGGCCGCGTCGCCCGCATCGCCCAGCTGGGCTGGGCCGATCACCTCGGCGGCCTGGTCGCCGGGGCCCTGGCCGGTGCGCTGGCCGGCGCCTGGCTCCTCCTCTCGGCGGCGCACTTCCTCCCGGGGGAGGAGGGCCACTGGGAGGACTCCCGGCTGCTGCCCACCTGCGCCGCCATCCTCGCCGTCTTCAGCAGCGAGGAGGTGGTCACGGACACCGTCTTGACCGCCGAGCCTTTCGAGGGCTAA
- a CDS encoding beta-propeller domain-containing protein, protein MRQLNFLSQAALLGALALFVGACGTEADGYVEGQTEFVSANPNGGYGGELDAAGGGRDGEAAPNSGDQGATPREVEEADIVRVDGNLLYVLNQYRGLQVIDITNPDQPALIGMAPVAGYPIEMYIRDNRAYVVISNYFDYWYATDAVAGATWGAYRGSQIRVFDISNPTAPVSLTHFNVSGEVTDTRIVGDVLYAVSNRYGWYESYSTTDTVEGTYILSINIADESNIHQVDQEVFPRQGWDNHVHVTSNTIYVASSGWANSSYETRIKVVDISDPQGQIVLQGESLVDGWVRDRWQLDEYAGHFRVVTAPDWNGTAPKVYTFRIDQGGMLTQLAMLPVQLPRPESLTAVRFDGDTAYVVTYERVDPLFIIDLSNPAAPLQRGELEMPGWLDHIAPRGDRLVALGHDDTNDWQLAVSLFDVSDLDAPALLGRVSFGENWGWIPDERDNFDKVFKVLDAQGLVLVPFHSYGFDETTGYWHHKGGVQLVDFDRQSVTLRGLADHGGYVKRAIPHGDRILTVSNERMQTVNIANRDNPVTTGSVELARNVVDFVTLGAFGVQLVGDWYRGDTRLVVVPLSDYDLGAPVAEMQVTAPYGRMFVDGNFIYLASRDWQSGETKITIFDFTIPSAPVQRGEVILPEEVSYWGGYWYGWYGGDEVAQVNGSTLVFHTYRYWYRGYEDNAGTVYPDSHFDHLYVVDLANKDNPALASTIVLRNEDWVFGLGAKANTLFFTHYEYAGQDSQGRSLSRYYLDRIDLTNPAHPVRQAKVNVPGYVLDLSDDLSTVYTLDYAWTNAQNSYGVTYAFNALDLRGRAAYLRGRLVLDGYVGNAVVDGTKAYLTRNDWGQDANGDYWNASYFDVIDLTVSNRLTLAADVSLPDDWGYLRKVEGERAFVDLGWRGGLLIYDVSDATNVGLAGFHRHPGWVNAIHVDGATAYVALGYYGVSAIGLGGVF, encoded by the coding sequence ATGCGTCAGCTCAACTTCCTTTCCCAGGCAGCCCTCCTCGGCGCCCTCGCCCTCTTCGTCGGCGCCTGCGGCACCGAGGCCGACGGCTACGTCGAGGGCCAGACCGAGTTCGTCTCCGCCAACCCCAACGGCGGCTACGGTGGCGAGCTCGACGCCGCCGGCGGCGGCCGCGACGGTGAGGCCGCCCCGAACAGCGGTGATCAGGGCGCCACGCCCCGCGAGGTCGAGGAGGCCGACATCGTCCGCGTCGACGGCAACCTCCTCTACGTCCTCAACCAGTACCGGGGCCTGCAGGTCATCGACATCACCAACCCCGACCAGCCCGCCCTCATCGGCATGGCGCCGGTCGCCGGCTACCCGATCGAGATGTACATCCGGGACAACCGGGCCTACGTCGTGATCTCGAACTACTTCGACTACTGGTACGCCACCGACGCCGTCGCCGGGGCCACCTGGGGTGCCTACCGCGGCTCCCAGATCCGGGTCTTCGACATCTCGAACCCCACCGCGCCGGTCTCCCTCACGCACTTCAACGTCTCGGGTGAGGTCACCGACACCCGGATCGTCGGCGACGTGCTCTACGCGGTGAGCAACCGCTACGGCTGGTACGAGAGCTACAGCACCACCGACACCGTCGAGGGCACCTACATCCTCTCGATCAACATCGCCGACGAGTCGAACATCCACCAGGTGGACCAGGAGGTCTTCCCCCGCCAGGGCTGGGACAACCACGTCCACGTGACCTCGAACACCATCTACGTCGCGTCCTCCGGCTGGGCGAACTCGTCCTACGAGACCCGGATCAAGGTCGTCGACATCTCCGACCCGCAGGGCCAGATCGTGCTGCAGGGTGAGAGCCTGGTCGACGGCTGGGTCCGCGACCGCTGGCAGCTCGACGAGTACGCCGGCCACTTCCGCGTCGTCACCGCTCCGGACTGGAACGGCACCGCGCCGAAGGTCTACACCTTCCGCATCGATCAGGGCGGCATGCTCACCCAACTCGCCATGCTGCCGGTGCAGCTGCCCCGCCCCGAGTCGCTGACCGCCGTGCGCTTCGACGGCGACACCGCCTACGTCGTCACCTACGAGCGGGTCGATCCCCTCTTCATCATCGACCTCTCGAACCCCGCGGCGCCGCTGCAGCGCGGTGAGCTCGAGATGCCGGGCTGGCTCGACCACATCGCGCCCCGCGGCGACCGGCTGGTGGCCCTCGGCCACGACGACACCAACGACTGGCAGCTGGCCGTCTCCCTCTTCGACGTCTCCGACCTCGACGCCCCTGCCCTGCTCGGCCGCGTCTCCTTCGGCGAGAACTGGGGCTGGATCCCCGACGAGCGGGACAACTTCGACAAGGTCTTCAAGGTGCTCGACGCCCAGGGCCTCGTGCTGGTGCCCTTCCACAGCTACGGCTTCGACGAGACCACCGGCTACTGGCACCACAAGGGCGGCGTGCAGCTGGTCGACTTCGACCGGCAGAGCGTGACCCTGCGCGGCCTCGCCGACCACGGCGGCTACGTTAAGCGGGCCATCCCCCACGGCGACCGGATCCTCACCGTCTCGAACGAGCGGATGCAGACCGTGAACATCGCCAACCGCGACAACCCGGTGACGACCGGCAGCGTCGAGCTCGCCCGCAACGTGGTCGACTTCGTGACCCTCGGCGCCTTCGGCGTCCAGCTCGTCGGCGACTGGTACCGCGGCGACACCCGCCTGGTCGTGGTGCCCCTCTCCGACTACGACCTCGGCGCCCCGGTGGCCGAGATGCAGGTGACCGCCCCCTACGGCCGGATGTTCGTGGACGGGAACTTCATCTACCTCGCCAGCCGCGACTGGCAGTCCGGCGAGACCAAGATCACCATCTTCGACTTCACCATCCCGAGCGCCCCGGTGCAGCGCGGCGAGGTCATCCTGCCGGAGGAGGTCTCCTACTGGGGCGGCTACTGGTACGGCTGGTACGGCGGCGACGAGGTGGCCCAGGTGAACGGCAGCACCCTCGTCTTCCACACCTACCGCTACTGGTACCGCGGCTACGAGGACAACGCCGGGACCGTCTACCCCGACTCCCACTTCGACCACCTCTACGTCGTCGACCTGGCCAACAAGGACAACCCGGCGCTGGCCTCGACCATCGTCCTGCGCAACGAGGACTGGGTCTTCGGGCTGGGCGCCAAGGCCAACACCCTCTTCTTCACCCACTACGAGTACGCCGGCCAGGACAGCCAGGGCCGCTCGCTCTCGCGCTACTACCTCGACCGGATCGACCTGACCAACCCGGCCCACCCGGTGCGGCAGGCGAAGGTGAACGTCCCGGGCTACGTCCTCGACCTCTCCGACGACCTCTCCACCGTCTACACCCTCGACTACGCCTGGACGAACGCCCAGAACTCCTACGGGGTGACCTACGCCTTCAACGCCCTCGACCTCCGGGGCCGCGCCGCCTACCTGCGGGGCCGCCTGGTGCTCGACGGCTACGTGGGCAACGCGGTGGTCGACGGCACCAAGGCCTACCTCACCCGCAACGACTGGGGTCAGGACGCCAACGGCGACTACTGGAACGCCTCCTACTTCGACGTCATCGACCTGACGGTCTCCAACCGCCTCACCCTGGCGGCCGACGTGAGCCTCCCTGACGACTGGGGCTACCTGCGCAAGGTCGAGGGTGAGCGTGCCTTCGTCGACCTCGGCTGGCGCGGCGGCCTGCTCATCTACGACGTCAGCGACGCCACCAACGTGGGCCTGGCCGGCTTCCACCGGCACCCCGGCTGGGTGAACGCCATCCACGTCGACGGCGCCACCGCCTACGTGGCCCTGGGCTACTACGGCGTGAGCGCCATCGGCCTCGGCGGCGTCTTCTAG
- a CDS encoding ATP-binding protein — translation MTVALVTAAYHLALYWLWPEARDRAWAAVMVLGTAVYAGGAAILYSATLPSTAATSQRWMLVGGAVICHAVPPYLAALEGRAPGRWAGWLWGSLAVWVILLIFTPWVFAHTTRVLTLSWHDAPYLQPDAGPLNEICYLALLFVAAHPVIPLLRTWRTRSLRVRGAVVVLCLWLLLAAYDGLVGLRWIASGPAFFLEYGSLLLVLLLFGDSVTEHARLLRRAMEERSAAEEAFGMLARGSPDAIFLLRDAKIAFANESAARMVGITSPEALLGRALPHLVHTDDLEVFERDPEAPPRREGPPRHFVRFRREDLSLATAVVGVAAVVVEGEPALLAIARDVSEEEAMRARLMSADRQIAAGTLAAGLVRQIDEPLAEIGRQLVESLEQQDAGQPDCRSLLGEVYDRVAQVRGVVADLELASRIPEADRFEPQQLSELLAASLRLTRPLIEERARLEVDVRRLPPVVAGPGRLPQVFVNLLKNAAEAIPEGRPEEHRVRLLAFEEEGEAVIIVEDTGEGIEPQELKRIFDPFFTTRAAPGGTGLGLFICQRIVSGCGGEIEVRSRPGEGTRFTVRLPAAAS, via the coding sequence GTGACGGTGGCGCTCGTGACGGCCGCCTACCACCTCGCCCTCTATTGGTTGTGGCCGGAGGCCCGGGACCGGGCCTGGGCCGCAGTGATGGTCCTCGGGACGGCGGTCTACGCGGGCGGCGCGGCCATCCTCTACTCGGCCACCCTCCCCTCCACCGCGGCCACCTCCCAGCGGTGGATGCTGGTGGGCGGGGCGGTGATCTGCCACGCCGTCCCCCCCTACCTGGCGGCCCTGGAGGGCCGCGCCCCGGGGAGGTGGGCCGGCTGGCTCTGGGGGAGCCTGGCGGTCTGGGTGATTCTCCTGATCTTCACGCCCTGGGTCTTCGCCCACACCACCCGGGTCCTCACCCTCTCCTGGCACGACGCTCCCTACCTCCAGCCGGACGCGGGCCCGCTCAACGAGATCTGCTACCTCGCCCTCCTCTTCGTGGCGGCGCATCCGGTGATCCCGCTGCTGCGGACCTGGCGGACCCGCAGCCTCCGGGTGCGCGGGGCGGTGGTGGTCCTCTGCCTCTGGCTGCTGCTCGCGGCCTACGACGGCCTGGTGGGGCTGCGCTGGATCGCCTCGGGGCCGGCCTTCTTCCTGGAGTACGGCAGCCTCCTCCTGGTCCTCCTCCTCTTCGGGGACTCGGTGACCGAGCACGCGCGGCTCCTGCGCCGGGCCATGGAGGAGCGCTCGGCGGCCGAGGAGGCCTTCGGGATGCTGGCCCGGGGCTCTCCCGACGCCATCTTCCTGTTGCGCGACGCGAAGATCGCCTTCGCCAACGAGTCCGCGGCGAGGATGGTCGGGATCACCTCGCCCGAGGCCCTGCTGGGGCGCGCGCTCCCGCACCTCGTCCACACCGACGATCTCGAGGTCTTCGAGCGCGACCCGGAGGCCCCTCCCCGGCGGGAGGGTCCTCCTCGCCACTTCGTCCGCTTCCGCCGCGAGGATCTCTCCCTGGCGACGGCGGTCGTGGGGGTCGCCGCGGTGGTGGTGGAGGGCGAGCCCGCCCTCCTGGCCATCGCCCGGGACGTGAGCGAGGAGGAGGCGATGCGGGCGCGGCTGATGAGCGCCGACCGGCAGATCGCCGCCGGCACCCTCGCGGCCGGCCTCGTGCGGCAGATCGACGAGCCCCTCGCCGAGATCGGCCGGCAGCTCGTGGAGTCGCTCGAGCAGCAGGACGCCGGGCAGCCCGATTGCCGCAGCCTCCTGGGAGAGGTCTACGACCGGGTGGCGCAGGTGCGGGGCGTGGTGGCGGACCTGGAGCTCGCCTCCCGGATCCCCGAGGCCGACCGCTTCGAGCCCCAGCAGCTCTCCGAGCTGCTCGCCGCCTCGCTGCGCCTGACCCGGCCCCTGATCGAGGAGCGAGCGAGGCTCGAGGTCGATGTGCGCCGGCTCCCCCCGGTGGTCGCCGGCCCCGGCCGCCTGCCCCAGGTCTTCGTGAACCTCCTGAAGAACGCGGCGGAGGCCATCCCGGAGGGGCGCCCGGAGGAGCACCGCGTGCGCCTGCTCGCCTTCGAGGAGGAGGGCGAGGCGGTGATCATCGTGGAGGACACCGGCGAGGGGATCGAGCCCCAGGAGCTCAAGCGGATCTTCGATCCCTTCTTCACCACCCGCGCCGCGCCCGGGGGGACGGGCCTCGGGCTCTTCATCTGCCAGCGGATCGTCTCCGGCTGCGGCGGAGAGATCGAGGTGCGCTCCCGCCCCGGCGAGGGCACGCGCTTCACCGTCCGCCTGCCGGCCGCCGCCTCCTGA
- a CDS encoding M50 family metallopeptidase, protein MRSHLSLGRILGFPVDLHFSLLLLLAFILIFGGGLPGLWLTLLVLASVLAHELGHSVMARRLGIGIEGITLYPFGGVARMRSMPEKPRDEVIIAAAGPAVSLLLAGAFFTAFLFVGGELLMNLAAINAVLGIFNLIPALPMDGGRIFRALLAERLGFLRATTIAAKVARVAAVGLALLGLFTNPMLVVIAGVVWWMAGRELLAARMAAAGPYRVDPRIDPELLRLLEILQRGQHVRPGPAGPAGARASQMVVEVR, encoded by the coding sequence ATGCGCAGCCACCTCTCCCTCGGCCGGATCCTCGGGTTCCCCGTCGATCTCCACTTCAGCCTCCTCCTGCTGCTCGCCTTCATCCTGATCTTCGGCGGCGGGCTGCCGGGGCTCTGGCTGACCCTGCTGGTGCTGGCCTCGGTGCTGGCGCACGAGCTGGGGCACTCGGTGATGGCCCGGCGCCTGGGGATCGGCATCGAGGGGATCACCCTCTACCCCTTCGGCGGGGTGGCCCGGATGCGCTCGATGCCCGAGAAGCCGCGCGACGAGGTGATCATCGCGGCCGCGGGGCCCGCGGTCTCCCTGCTGCTGGCGGGCGCCTTCTTCACCGCCTTCCTCTTCGTCGGCGGTGAGCTGCTGATGAACCTCGCCGCCATCAACGCCGTGCTGGGCATCTTCAACCTCATCCCCGCGCTGCCCATGGACGGCGGCCGCATCTTCCGCGCGCTGCTCGCCGAGCGGCTGGGCTTCCTGCGGGCGACGACCATCGCCGCGAAGGTCGCCCGGGTGGCCGCGGTGGGCCTGGCGCTCCTGGGCCTCTTCACCAACCCCATGCTGGTGGTGATCGCCGGCGTCGTCTGGTGGATGGCCGGACGGGAGCTGCTGGCCGCCCGGATGGCCGCCGCCGGCCCCTACCGGGTCGATCCGCGGATCGATCCCGAGCTCCTGCGCCTGCTGGAGATCCTCCAGCGCGGCCAGCACGTGAGGCCCGGCCCCGCCGGGCCGGCGGGGGCGCGGGCCTCCCAGATGGTGGTCGAGGTCCGCTAG
- a CDS encoding FAD-dependent oxidoreductase: protein MRALVIGGGIVGSAVAWRLAGAGVRVVLLEGGRPETATAASGGMLGHRSEHTEASPAQRLGRESARLWDEWRPVLGGDAALGWVDAGTVWLLPGAELPAFREARRWQEEAGLPAPRLLEPGALEGLPGLAPGLVALHLADEAALHPPSALAALQQAATRAGVVFQVGEASSLLEGGGRCRGARLADGTLLEADAVVLAAGSWSVELLGPRRTLPVGAMRGQVAVFELACGPVLRTEAFYAVPRPGRELLVGATEEPVGLASAGEPASLEVLRAVIEAARAALPGLAGREPVGLHSGLRPWSADRQPLVGRAPEAFGLEGLFLAAGHTRNGILQAPLSAELIRAAVLGEAPPPGLDLSPWSPERFG from the coding sequence ATGAGGGCGCTCGTGATCGGGGGAGGCATCGTGGGCAGCGCCGTGGCCTGGCGCCTGGCCGGCGCGGGCGTGAGGGTGGTCCTCCTGGAGGGCGGGCGGCCGGAGACGGCGACCGCCGCCAGCGGCGGGATGCTCGGGCACCGCTCCGAGCACACCGAGGCGAGCCCCGCCCAGCGCCTGGGCCGGGAGAGCGCCCGGCTCTGGGACGAGTGGCGTCCGGTCCTCGGGGGTGACGCCGCCCTCGGGTGGGTCGACGCCGGCACGGTCTGGCTCCTGCCCGGGGCCGAGCTGCCGGCCTTCCGGGAGGCGCGCCGCTGGCAGGAGGAGGCCGGGCTGCCGGCGCCCCGCCTCCTCGAGCCCGGAGCGCTGGAGGGCCTCCCGGGGCTCGCCCCGGGGCTCGTGGCCCTGCACCTCGCCGACGAGGCGGCCCTGCACCCCCCTTCGGCCCTGGCGGCCCTGCAGCAGGCCGCCACCCGGGCGGGGGTCGTCTTCCAGGTAGGTGAGGCCAGCTCGCTCCTCGAGGGCGGCGGGCGCTGCCGGGGAGCGCGCCTCGCGGACGGCACCCTCCTCGAGGCCGACGCCGTGGTGCTGGCCGCCGGCAGCTGGAGCGTGGAGCTCCTCGGGCCCCGGCGCACCCTCCCGGTGGGGGCCATGCGCGGCCAGGTCGCCGTCTTCGAGCTCGCCTGCGGGCCGGTCCTGCGCACCGAGGCCTTCTACGCCGTGCCCCGCCCGGGTCGGGAGCTGCTCGTGGGGGCGACCGAGGAGCCGGTCGGCCTCGCCTCCGCCGGCGAGCCGGCCTCCCTGGAGGTGCTGCGGGCGGTGATCGAGGCTGCCCGGGCCGCGCTGCCCGGCCTGGCCGGGCGCGAGCCGGTCGGCCTCCACTCGGGCCTGCGGCCCTGGTCCGCGGATCGCCAGCCCCTGGTCGGGCGGGCGCCGGAGGCCTTCGGCCTCGAGGGCCTCTTCCTCGCCGCCGGGCACACCCGCAACGGCATCCTCCAGGCGCCCCTGAGCGCCGAGCTGATCCGGGCGGCGGTGCTCGGCGAGGCGCCGCCGCCGGGGCTGGACCTCTCCCCCTGGTCCCCCGAGCGCTTCGGGTAG